Below is a window of Fulvitalea axinellae DNA.
CTCTTTTCAGAAGTCTGAGAGTACCTTGGCGACCGAAAAATAGCGGGAGTTCCTGTTGTCGATACATTATACCTAACTACTGAAATGAAAATATCAATATTACCATTTCTTCTGCTTCTTTTATGTAGCTCCGCTTTCGGACAAAACACAAAGATTCGGTTTGATGATTTTACATTGGATATTGTTGGCGTAGAATTGTCACCCGAAGAGGAATCGCTTGAAAAGACCTTTTCAACTGATGTGGTCGTTAACTTGGAGGCGGGAGACTATTTTGAACTAGCTACTGTCAATGTCACGGACTCCAAGCTAAGCGATTTAAGAGTTGAGATGAGTTTTGAAACAAGCCTCACCATTATGAACGAAGGCCCGCATTGCGATTTGACGGATTGGAAGTATAATACCCCTGAATTTTCGGACCAGTGTCTTAGTTTAAAAATCACTAAATTATGGGCATGAAAACGAGAACGACACGCAGAAAATTCAGCGCCAAATTCAAGGCGGAAGTAGCGATCGAAGCACTGAAGGAAAGAGAAACCACCCAAGAACTCTGCAGACGGTACGATCTTCACGCCACCCAGATTTCACAATGGAAAAATGAGTTTCTGCAGCGCTCGTCCAGCGTTTTTGAGGGTGGCAAAGATAGAAAAGAACACGAGAAAACGGAGAAGGCGACAGACCAACTGTACAGTAAAATAGGAAAGCTTGAGATGGAAAACGACTTCCTAAAAAAAAGCTTAAAGAAGTTGGGGCGTCTATAGATTTGCGTCTCCTTGTCGACCCCGGGGATA
It encodes the following:
- a CDS encoding transposase codes for the protein MKTRTTRRKFSAKFKAEVAIEALKERETTQELCRRYDLHATQISQWKNEFLQRSSSVFEGGKDRKEHEKTEKATDQLYSKIGKLEMENDFLKKSLKKLGRL